A portion of the Bacillus thuringiensis genome contains these proteins:
- a CDS encoding basic amino acid/polyamine antiporter: MTDGVVQIEKKLGFFPLIALVVGTMVGGGVFSLPHDLAVGANSGAIIIGWCITAMGMIPLALVYQTLARQKPELEGGIYSYARAGFGEYIGFNSAWGYWLAGILGNVATIMLLFSTLGYFFPIFKGGNNVASIVGASLLLWTLHFLILFGIREASIMNVIATIGKLVPIVLFIVVMVTAFRWDTFTHDFWGEGTLSLSAILGQVKNTMLVTLWVFIGVEGAVVLSGRAKNSRDVGKATVMGLILVMSIYILISVLSMGAMTRSELSVLETPSMGHVLEHVVGPWGAVAINIGLVASLVGTLIGWFLLVSEISHVAGKDGVFPKVFTKTNKKQTPHMALWISNGVAQIIFIIVLFSESTYQIMYFIASTSILLPYLLSALFQFKLVITNELKDAKLKNGALALIASIYSVWLLYAAGLKNLLLVSIVYGIGIIVYTFARKEQGNRCFAGAEKYVMWAIIIAAITSLYMLLTGNIKM, from the coding sequence ATGACAGATGGGGTGGTACAAATAGAAAAGAAGTTAGGATTTTTTCCGTTAATCGCATTAGTAGTTGGAACAATGGTTGGTGGCGGTGTTTTTAGTTTACCGCATGATTTAGCAGTAGGAGCAAACAGTGGCGCAATAATAATTGGCTGGTGTATTACAGCGATGGGAATGATTCCACTTGCGCTCGTATATCAAACGTTAGCAAGACAAAAACCGGAACTTGAAGGTGGAATTTATAGTTATGCACGTGCTGGTTTCGGTGAATATATTGGATTTAATAGTGCTTGGGGATATTGGCTAGCAGGAATCTTAGGTAATGTCGCAACAATTATGTTACTGTTTAGTACATTAGGTTATTTCTTTCCAATTTTCAAAGGAGGAAATAATGTTGCGTCTATCGTTGGGGCATCACTTTTATTATGGACACTTCATTTTCTAATTTTATTTGGAATCCGTGAAGCTTCTATTATGAATGTTATTGCAACGATAGGGAAATTGGTTCCAATCGTATTATTTATTGTTGTAATGGTAACAGCCTTTCGCTGGGATACATTTACACATGATTTTTGGGGAGAAGGAACGCTCTCACTTTCCGCTATACTTGGTCAAGTGAAAAATACAATGCTTGTAACACTTTGGGTTTTCATTGGAGTTGAAGGAGCGGTTGTATTATCCGGAAGAGCGAAGAATAGCCGAGATGTTGGTAAGGCAACAGTAATGGGACTTATTTTAGTAATGTCCATTTATATTTTAATTTCTGTTCTGTCAATGGGAGCGATGACAAGAAGCGAACTTTCTGTGTTAGAAACTCCGTCAATGGGACATGTATTAGAGCATGTTGTTGGTCCATGGGGTGCAGTTGCGATTAACATCGGGTTAGTTGCTTCACTTGTCGGTACATTAATTGGCTGGTTTTTACTTGTTTCTGAAATTTCTCATGTAGCAGGAAAAGATGGCGTATTTCCTAAAGTTTTTACGAAAACAAATAAAAAGCAAACACCGCACATGGCATTATGGATTTCAAATGGTGTTGCCCAAATTATATTTATCATCGTTCTGTTTTCAGAATCAACATATCAAATTATGTATTTCATTGCATCAACATCAATTTTATTACCATATTTATTATCAGCGTTATTCCAATTTAAATTAGTCATTACAAACGAGCTAAAAGACGCTAAATTAAAAAACGGAGCGTTAGCTTTAATTGCTTCTATTTACTCTGTATGGCTTCTTTACGCAGCTGGTTTAAAGAATTTACTACTCGTTTCAATTGTGTATGGAATTGGAATTATTGTTTACACGTTTGCAAGAAAAGAACAAGGGAACCGTTGCTTTGCAGGTGCAGAGAAATATGTGATGTGGGCAATTATTATTGCGGCTATCACATCACTGTATATGTTATTAACTGGAAATATAAAAATGTAA
- a CDS encoding AAA family ATPase produces MKLHKALQPSFIKRMYYMRFLGKFTKAEKEKSGENFFVQCLSPIPFTLQEQFANEPYVFEGLCSNKKNEKIFSELKKRKLEKQLVMFRLYYERGNVYVELICTEEPKEIASSYKMIPAPKVTNNKKRESLERKLSNGYLSFLMPKFPKDFEPPELLWHDGRLYGNISLKSSISSIAYFEQNRECKYINCSDWTKYVEIAVEDQLYFVSDHVYEQLKKRMHEEGKLVEVEDIKVQKDEWEWDERESSFLQYVQSMVRNKGLYLDETDIYNFHISVKTNMLTILGGIPGVGKSRFVQTYAEALGLQYGEELVWIPISPSYQEPHDLLGYLHPNGTFIESETKLVRTLMKAKENPNQLYIIVFDEMNMSHIEHWFTPFLSVLQLETKNRILNLYEGVQDIENSIPSTIEIGENIIFVGTVNFDETTKELSDRLLDRTNLITLQKIPFCEMGMEQGKVVLHPPLKVTAGEFRINWMRNKAMIEVFSEEELELLDKLHVVLSSHDASKGISFRCANAIATYLQNIPFQNNHTYMISREEGFDLQIKQRVLTKIRGTEMMVGSLLSEEAKRGAILVPLLQSALANRVSTFEHSLAYIREKRRELELYGYAK; encoded by the coding sequence GTGAAATTACATAAAGCTCTTCAGCCAAGTTTTATAAAACGAATGTACTATATGAGATTTTTAGGGAAATTTACAAAAGCTGAAAAAGAGAAGAGTGGAGAGAATTTCTTTGTACAATGCTTATCGCCAATACCATTCACTTTACAGGAACAATTTGCAAATGAACCATATGTATTTGAAGGGTTATGTAGCAATAAAAAGAATGAAAAAATCTTTTCGGAATTAAAGAAGAGAAAATTAGAAAAGCAATTAGTGATGTTTCGTCTTTATTATGAAAGAGGAAATGTATACGTGGAGTTAATATGTACAGAAGAACCGAAAGAAATAGCAAGTAGCTATAAAATGATTCCGGCACCTAAAGTTACAAATAATAAAAAAAGAGAGTCTTTAGAACGAAAACTTAGCAACGGTTATTTATCATTCCTAATGCCTAAATTTCCGAAGGACTTTGAGCCTCCTGAATTATTGTGGCACGATGGAAGACTGTATGGAAACATATCCTTAAAGTCATCAATTAGCTCAATCGCATATTTTGAACAGAATCGGGAATGTAAATATATAAACTGCAGTGATTGGACGAAGTATGTAGAAATAGCGGTAGAAGATCAATTGTATTTTGTAAGTGATCATGTGTATGAGCAATTAAAGAAACGAATGCATGAAGAAGGTAAGCTAGTTGAAGTAGAAGATATAAAAGTGCAAAAAGATGAATGGGAATGGGATGAGCGTGAATCGTCCTTTTTACAGTATGTACAAAGTATGGTGCGTAATAAAGGGCTATATTTGGATGAAACGGATATTTATAATTTCCATATAAGTGTAAAAACAAATATGTTAACAATTCTTGGTGGTATACCGGGCGTTGGGAAATCGCGTTTTGTGCAAACTTATGCAGAAGCATTAGGATTACAGTATGGAGAAGAATTGGTTTGGATTCCAATTTCGCCATCGTATCAAGAACCACATGATTTACTTGGTTACCTTCATCCAAATGGTACTTTTATTGAAAGTGAAACGAAGTTAGTTAGGACGTTAATGAAGGCGAAAGAAAATCCAAATCAACTGTATATAATCGTTTTTGATGAAATGAACATGTCTCATATTGAGCATTGGTTTACTCCGTTTCTATCTGTTCTTCAACTTGAAACAAAAAATCGTATTTTAAACTTGTATGAGGGTGTACAGGACATAGAGAATTCAATTCCGTCAACAATTGAAATTGGAGAAAATATTATATTTGTAGGTACTGTGAATTTTGATGAAACAACGAAAGAGCTCTCTGATCGATTATTAGACCGAACGAACCTAATAACGTTACAGAAAATTCCGTTTTGTGAGATGGGCATGGAACAGGGGAAAGTCGTATTACACCCACCTTTGAAAGTAACAGCAGGAGAATTTCGGATAAATTGGATGAGAAATAAAGCGATGATTGAAGTGTTTTCTGAAGAAGAATTAGAGCTATTAGATAAGTTGCATGTCGTATTGTCATCACATGATGCGTCTAAGGGAATTTCTTTCCGATGTGCAAATGCAATTGCGACTTATTTGCAAAACATACCGTTCCAAAATAACCATACCTATATGATCAGTAGAGAAGAGGGGTTTGATTTACAAATAAAGCAGCGTGTATTGACGAAAATTAGAGGGACCGAAATGATGGTTGGTTCTTTACTTTCTGAAGAAGCAAAAAGGGGAGCGATCTTAGTACCTCTTTTGCAATCTGCACTTGCAAACAGAGTATCTACATTTGAACACTCTTTAGCATATATACGAGAAAAACGTAGGGAACTGGAGCTGTATGGATATGCAAAATGA
- the racA gene encoding chromosome-anchoring protein RacA: MEYKTPFIAKKLGVSPKAVVRIAQQLNLTIEKNKYGHFIFTQDDVDQMLEHHLFQIEQSQNSQPTQKTSSNEVEELKTQVNTIVQNISSNDFEQLADQLNTITRRLDRMEEQMQDKANDVVTYQLLQHRREMEEMLERIQKLEAALTKEEPIYITPDSKPTYEREKKPKRRKMIFSIFGL; this comes from the coding sequence TTGGAATATAAAACACCATTTATCGCAAAAAAATTAGGTGTTAGCCCAAAGGCTGTTGTCCGGATCGCGCAACAATTAAATCTTACGATAGAAAAAAATAAATATGGTCACTTTATTTTCACACAAGATGATGTCGATCAAATGTTAGAACACCATCTATTTCAAATAGAGCAGTCTCAAAATTCTCAACCTACTCAAAAGACTTCCTCAAATGAGGTTGAAGAATTAAAAACTCAAGTCAATACAATTGTTCAAAACATATCATCGAATGATTTTGAACAATTAGCTGATCAATTAAACACTATTACGAGAAGACTCGATCGAATGGAAGAACAAATGCAAGATAAGGCAAATGATGTCGTCACGTACCAACTTTTACAACACCGTCGTGAAATGGAGGAAATGTTAGAGCGAATTCAAAAGTTAGAAGCTGCCCTAACGAAAGAAGAACCCATTTATATTACTCCTGATTCAAAACCAACATACGAACGAGAAAAGAAACCTAAGCGCCGCAAAATGATTTTTAGTATATTTGGATTATAA
- a CDS encoding hemolysin family protein, whose translation MDIYSISIVIVLIALTAFFVAAEFAIVKVRSSRIDYLIAEGNNRATSVKTVITNLDEYLSACQLGITVTALGIGWFGKPALKQMFDTLFANWNISTQLADIFAVTLVFLLITFLHVVIGELAPKTFAIQKSEQVSLLVSKPLIFFYRIAFPFIWLLNGSARIITKLLGLKPPKGHDEVHSEEELRLLVSESYKNGEINQSEYKYVNKIFEFDDRIAKEIMVPRTEMNIISKEMPAEEALQKMSREKYTRYPVVDGDKDHVIGFVNFKDIFTEFVQHKAVNKNTVEQYMRPIILVIDSIPIHDLFLKMQKERTHIAILIDEYGGTSGLVTVEDILEEIVGDIQDEFDTDEQPEIQQVSETKTILEGKVLVSEVNTLFGLGIDDDGVDTIGGWILTKNIEIAEEDFIEIENYKFCVKELDGHYIKRLEVTKIVESIVILEDEKQISLQEQISS comes from the coding sequence TTGGACATATATAGTATAAGTATAGTGATTGTTTTAATTGCCTTAACGGCATTTTTCGTTGCAGCAGAATTTGCAATTGTTAAAGTGAGAAGTTCACGAATTGACTATTTAATTGCAGAAGGAAATAATCGTGCAACATCGGTCAAAACAGTCATTACAAACTTAGACGAATATTTATCTGCTTGTCAGCTAGGAATTACTGTTACAGCTTTAGGAATTGGGTGGTTTGGTAAACCTGCGTTAAAGCAAATGTTTGATACGCTTTTTGCAAATTGGAATATCTCTACTCAACTAGCAGACATTTTTGCTGTAACTTTAGTATTTTTGTTAATTACTTTTTTACATGTTGTAATAGGGGAATTGGCCCCAAAAACATTTGCAATTCAAAAATCTGAACAAGTGAGTTTGCTTGTTTCTAAGCCGTTAATTTTCTTTTATCGTATTGCATTCCCATTCATTTGGCTATTAAATGGTTCAGCTCGAATCATTACGAAGCTGCTAGGGCTGAAACCGCCGAAGGGGCATGATGAGGTTCATTCAGAAGAAGAATTACGGTTGTTAGTTTCAGAAAGTTATAAAAATGGTGAGATTAATCAATCTGAATATAAATATGTAAATAAAATTTTTGAATTTGATGATCGGATTGCAAAAGAAATAATGGTACCTCGAACTGAAATGAATATTATAAGTAAAGAAATGCCCGCTGAAGAAGCTTTGCAAAAAATGTCTCGCGAAAAATATACAAGGTATCCAGTTGTTGATGGCGACAAAGACCACGTAATAGGTTTTGTGAATTTTAAAGATATTTTTACTGAGTTTGTACAACATAAAGCTGTTAATAAGAATACAGTAGAGCAATATATGAGACCAATTATTTTAGTTATCGATTCTATTCCAATTCATGATTTGTTTTTAAAAATGCAAAAAGAAAGAACACATATTGCTATATTGATAGATGAATATGGTGGGACATCTGGACTTGTTACTGTTGAAGATATTTTGGAAGAAATTGTTGGAGATATTCAGGATGAGTTTGATACGGATGAGCAGCCAGAAATTCAACAAGTTAGTGAAACGAAGACGATACTAGAGGGAAAAGTACTTGTTAGTGAAGTGAATACGTTATTTGGTTTAGGGATTGATGATGATGGTGTTGATACAATCGGTGGTTGGATTTTAACGAAGAATATAGAGATTGCTGAAGAGGATTTCATTGAAATTGAAAATTATAAGTTTTGTGTGAAAGAATTAGATGGACATTATATAAAAAGATTAGAAGTTACAAAGATAGTAGAATCGATTGTTATTTTAGAAGATGAAAAACAAATTTCGTTACAAGAGCAAATTAGCTCGTAA
- a CDS encoding aldehyde dehydrogenase family protein yields MKKHLYINGDWKSVNTYKPLYAPYSEETLAEIAQGTEEDVKEAVTAAKNAMTKMNKLSAYDRATILEKVAQKMDERREEFAEIIAKEAAKPIRAARGEVDRTVQTYKFAAEEAKRIYGETLPLDAAPGADGRIAYTIRKPIGVIGAITPFNFPLNLVAHKVGPAIAAGNTVVLKPADQTPLSSYALVELFEEAGLPNGALNIISGPGSTVGEAIVKNDYVASITFTGSPKVGIGIKQKAGLKRVTLELGSNAAVIIDEDVELTDEIVERVKWGAFVNNGQVCISVQRVFVHETKKHEFHSKLKKAMESVVVGDPLLEETDVSALISKKDVERIDMWVQEAIEEGATVLCGGKKRDARIFEPTVLTNVPDHVSVQCQEVFGPLMTVNTFKEFDEAIEQVNNSRYGLQAGVFTNNLFKAMRAIDELEVGGVMINDIPTFRVDHMPYGGVKESGTGREGIKYAIEEMTEMKLVCIKK; encoded by the coding sequence ATGAAAAAGCATTTATATATAAACGGAGATTGGAAATCTGTAAACACGTATAAACCATTATACGCACCATATTCTGAAGAAACATTAGCAGAAATTGCACAAGGAACGGAAGAAGATGTAAAAGAGGCTGTTACTGCTGCAAAAAATGCAATGACAAAAATGAATAAATTATCTGCATATGATCGAGCGACTATTTTAGAGAAGGTTGCACAAAAAATGGATGAAAGAAGAGAAGAATTTGCAGAGATTATTGCAAAAGAAGCTGCAAAACCAATACGTGCTGCAAGGGGAGAAGTAGATCGTACTGTTCAAACGTACAAATTTGCAGCTGAAGAAGCGAAGCGTATATATGGTGAGACATTGCCATTAGACGCCGCACCTGGTGCGGATGGGCGTATTGCATATACAATCCGAAAGCCGATTGGGGTTATAGGGGCTATTACCCCATTTAATTTCCCATTAAATTTAGTTGCGCATAAAGTTGGACCTGCAATTGCTGCCGGAAATACAGTTGTGTTAAAGCCAGCTGATCAAACGCCATTATCATCTTATGCATTAGTTGAGTTATTTGAAGAGGCAGGATTGCCAAATGGAGCTTTAAATATCATTTCTGGTCCTGGCTCCACGGTTGGTGAGGCAATCGTTAAAAATGATTATGTTGCTTCTATTACTTTTACCGGAAGTCCAAAAGTTGGAATCGGAATAAAACAAAAGGCTGGGTTAAAACGAGTTACGTTAGAACTAGGATCAAATGCTGCTGTTATTATTGATGAAGATGTAGAGTTAACAGATGAAATAGTTGAACGTGTAAAATGGGGAGCATTTGTTAATAATGGGCAAGTTTGTATTTCAGTACAACGTGTTTTTGTACATGAAACGAAAAAGCATGAATTTCATTCGAAGCTAAAGAAAGCGATGGAATCAGTTGTTGTTGGGGATCCACTGCTTGAAGAAACGGATGTATCAGCTTTAATTTCAAAAAAAGATGTAGAGCGAATTGATATGTGGGTTCAAGAAGCAATTGAGGAAGGAGCAACTGTTTTATGCGGTGGTAAGAAGCGGGATGCAAGAATCTTTGAACCGACTGTATTAACAAATGTTCCAGATCATGTATCAGTGCAGTGTCAAGAAGTATTCGGTCCACTCATGACAGTAAATACATTTAAAGAATTTGATGAAGCGATTGAGCAAGTAAATAATTCGCGTTACGGCTTACAGGCAGGAGTATTTACAAATAATTTATTTAAAGCAATGCGTGCAATCGATGAGTTAGAGGTTGGTGGTGTCATGATTAATGATATTCCAACGTTCAGAGTAGATCATATGCCTTATGGTGGTGTGAAAGAAAGTGGCACGGGGCGTGAAGGAATTAAATATGCAATAGAAGAAATGACAGAAATGAAATTAGTATGTATTAAAAAATAA
- a CDS encoding YueI family protein — protein sequence MVNKNVEDYLQEGIYGQKQNKPEERNMYLTTLRERVEIALTIGQVMQSNVYSEVASSMRPSQSLQIFLNGGIAYSHLSKYIKLANEKNVPFTIVQNKGTETPIGLVLSHSTAVDKEHIYVEDTIFKQEMK from the coding sequence ATGGTAAATAAAAATGTGGAAGATTATCTCCAAGAAGGCATTTACGGCCAAAAGCAAAACAAACCAGAAGAACGTAATATGTATTTAACTACATTACGTGAGCGTGTAGAAATCGCTTTAACAATCGGTCAAGTAATGCAAAGTAATGTATATTCTGAAGTGGCAAGTAGTATGCGCCCTTCTCAATCATTACAAATATTCCTAAATGGTGGCATTGCTTACTCACATTTATCAAAATACATTAAATTAGCAAATGAAAAAAATGTTCCCTTTACAATTGTACAAAATAAAGGAACAGAAACACCAATCGGTTTAGTACTATCTCATAGCACCGCTGTAGACAAAGAGCATATTTATGTAGAAGATACTATTTTTAAACAAGAAATGAAGTAA
- a CDS encoding BA2291 family sporulation histidine kinase has translation MEMEGMEVFPIDKDIKEIFCSHLKNNRHQFVENWKNKMIISEKDPFKLEVVQNGEDLLELIIELTMEDKDITYLQPLCEKIAIERAGADANIGDFVYNANVGRNELFEAMCELDVSARELKPIMAKIHTCFDKLIYYTVLKYSEIISKNLEEKQQYINETHKERLTILGQMSASFVHEFRNPLTSIMGFVKLLKADHPSLSYLDIISHELDQLNFRISQFLLVSKKEMWNESERFWLNDLFQDIIQFLYPSLVNANVSIEKNLPYPIPLVGYRSEVRQVFLNILMNSIDALESMKEERKIIIDVFEEDQAIRIVIKNNGPMIPAENVETIFEPFVTTKKLGTGIGLFVCKQIVEKHNGSIMCRSDNDWTEFQIAFQK, from the coding sequence ATGGAAATGGAGGGAATGGAGGTTTTTCCAATCGATAAGGATATTAAAGAAATATTTTGTTCACACTTGAAAAACAATAGGCACCAATTCGTAGAGAACTGGAAAAACAAAATGATAATTTCCGAAAAAGATCCATTTAAACTAGAAGTAGTTCAAAATGGAGAGGATTTACTAGAGTTAATTATCGAACTTACTATGGAAGATAAAGATATAACTTATCTTCAACCGTTATGCGAGAAAATTGCTATTGAACGTGCTGGAGCGGATGCGAATATTGGAGATTTTGTCTATAACGCAAACGTGGGAAGAAATGAACTTTTCGAAGCGATGTGTGAATTAGATGTTAGTGCTCGTGAATTGAAACCAATTATGGCAAAAATACATACTTGTTTTGACAAATTAATTTATTATACCGTTTTAAAATACTCGGAAATTATATCGAAGAATTTAGAGGAAAAACAGCAATATATTAACGAAACACATAAAGAAAGGCTGACGATTTTAGGGCAAATGTCAGCTAGTTTTGTACATGAATTTCGTAATCCGCTTACTTCCATTATGGGATTTGTCAAATTATTAAAGGCAGATCATCCGAGTTTATCGTATTTAGATATTATTTCGCATGAATTAGATCAATTAAATTTTCGTATTTCGCAATTTTTACTCGTATCGAAAAAAGAAATGTGGAATGAATCGGAACGGTTTTGGCTTAATGACTTGTTTCAAGACATTATACAATTCTTATATCCGAGTTTGGTCAATGCGAATGTTTCGATTGAAAAGAATTTACCGTATCCAATTCCGCTTGTTGGCTATCGAAGTGAAGTGAGACAAGTATTTTTAAACATATTAATGAATTCAATTGATGCTCTTGAATCAATGAAAGAAGAACGGAAAATTATCATTGATGTATTTGAAGAAGATCAAGCTATTCGAATTGTGATAAAAAATAATGGGCCAATGATTCCAGCTGAAAATGTAGAAACGATTTTTGAACCATTTGTAACTACTAAAAAGTTAGGAACAGGTATTGGATTATTTGTATGTAAACAAATTGTGGAAAAACATAATGGGTCCATTATGTGTCGATCAGATAACGATTGGACAGAATTTCAAATTGCATTTCAAAAATAA
- a CDS encoding DUF4397 domain-containing protein, protein MSQPEIEKYGQEVTQYEQLARYYQFRNPKKYIELYMKYCDALSKLVQAYETRDSQEAALPSHIRIFHADPNIPAVDILVNGQKIIKNISFKQFSPYLSLVQGKYRIDIVPVGNETPIFSALVPIMGNHTYTLAAINSDNHLQLQPILDNTHLPAGQAKIRFAHFSPDTPVVNVDLKDGDHLFENVLFKQITDFLQVSPGTADIEISLADNKNVLLTIPKFNVEPNVIYTISIAGYSNKDPKLEAVILTN, encoded by the coding sequence ATGTCTCAACCTGAAATCGAAAAATATGGACAAGAAGTTACGCAATACGAACAGCTCGCACGTTACTATCAGTTTCGTAATCCTAAAAAATATATAGAATTATATATGAAATATTGCGATGCACTATCGAAACTTGTACAGGCGTATGAAACAAGGGATTCACAAGAAGCTGCTTTACCGTCACATATAAGAATTTTTCATGCCGATCCAAATATACCGGCGGTTGACATTTTAGTAAACGGACAAAAGATTATTAAAAATATTTCATTTAAGCAATTCAGCCCTTATTTATCATTAGTACAAGGTAAATACCGTATAGATATTGTACCCGTCGGAAATGAAACTCCAATCTTTTCAGCATTGGTACCAATAATGGGAAATCATACTTATACTCTTGCTGCAATAAACAGTGATAATCACCTACAATTACAACCTATACTTGATAATACACATTTACCAGCTGGTCAAGCCAAAATACGCTTTGCACATTTCTCTCCAGATACCCCTGTTGTAAATGTAGATTTAAAAGATGGGGATCATTTATTTGAAAATGTACTCTTTAAACAAATAACAGATTTTTTGCAAGTTAGCCCCGGTACAGCAGATATTGAAATTTCACTCGCAGATAATAAAAACGTTTTATTGACTATACCGAAATTCAATGTTGAACCAAATGTTATTTATACAATTTCAATAGCAGGTTATTCAAATAAAGATCCTAAATTAGAAGCAGTTATACTTACAAATTAA
- a CDS encoding aspartate aminotransferase family protein — MRDYLIKPLVGQPYPMISHGKGVYLYDQNGNKYFDGSSGAITAGIGHGVKEIADVIKKQAEEIAFVYRSQFTSEPAEKLAKKLSDLSVGDLNWSFFVNSGTEANETAMKIAIQHFQERGIQGKHKILSRWMSYHGITMGALSMSGHPLRRQRFVSILEDYPTIPAPYCFRCPVQKVYPTCQLACATELERSIERIGAEHIAAFIAEPIIGAAGGAVVPPKDYYKVIKDICDHYDILFIADEVMTGLGRTGAWFAMEHWGVEPDIMTLGKGLGAGYTPMAATVVSDRVMEPILRGSRSVMSGHTLSANPLSAATALAVIEYMEKHNLPEKTAEKGEYLIKGLQKVQQQSTIIADVRGKGLLIGVELQPFTKASELISVAAKNGLLLYQAVSGQAGKEDSALLVAPPMTTTYSELDELLSIFSKSVEEMMQKGGHSIA; from the coding sequence ATGCGCGATTACTTAATTAAACCACTTGTTGGTCAGCCGTATCCAATGATTTCACATGGAAAAGGTGTTTATTTGTATGATCAAAATGGCAATAAATATTTTGATGGTTCGTCAGGAGCAATTACGGCAGGTATTGGGCATGGCGTAAAGGAGATTGCAGACGTTATTAAAAAGCAAGCTGAGGAGATTGCTTTTGTTTATAGATCACAGTTTACGAGTGAACCAGCTGAAAAATTAGCGAAGAAGTTAAGTGATTTAAGTGTAGGAGATTTGAACTGGAGTTTCTTTGTAAATAGTGGTACGGAAGCAAATGAAACAGCTATGAAAATTGCAATTCAGCATTTTCAAGAGCGAGGCATTCAAGGGAAACACAAAATTTTATCAAGATGGATGAGTTATCACGGCATTACGATGGGTGCGTTATCGATGTCTGGTCACCCACTACGTAGACAACGTTTCGTATCTATTTTGGAAGATTATCCGACTATACCAGCTCCATATTGTTTCAGGTGTCCTGTTCAAAAGGTATATCCAACTTGTCAGCTGGCATGTGCGACTGAACTAGAAAGATCAATTGAAAGAATTGGTGCAGAGCATATTGCTGCTTTTATTGCTGAGCCGATTATCGGAGCAGCTGGAGGCGCGGTTGTTCCGCCGAAAGACTATTATAAAGTCATTAAAGATATTTGCGACCATTACGATATTTTATTTATTGCGGATGAAGTAATGACTGGGCTTGGTCGTACTGGAGCATGGTTTGCGATGGAGCATTGGGGTGTAGAACCGGATATTATGACACTTGGTAAAGGGTTAGGAGCGGGATATACACCGATGGCAGCGACAGTTGTAAGTGATCGTGTTATGGAGCCAATATTACGTGGGTCACGTTCAGTAATGAGCGGTCATACGTTAAGTGCAAATCCATTGTCTGCAGCAACGGCTTTAGCTGTTATTGAATATATGGAGAAACATAATCTCCCTGAAAAAACAGCAGAAAAGGGAGAGTATTTAATAAAAGGCTTACAGAAAGTTCAGCAACAATCGACAATCATTGCTGATGTGCGCGGAAAAGGGTTGCTAATCGGAGTAGAATTGCAACCGTTTACAAAAGCGTCGGAGCTTATTTCAGTTGCAGCTAAAAATGGCCTGCTTTTATATCAAGCAGTTTCAGGGCAAGCAGGAAAAGAAGATAGTGCACTGCTTGTAGCACCGCCAATGACAACTACATATTCCGAGTTAGATGAATTACTTTCAATTTTCTCTAAAAGTGTGGAAGAGATGATGCAAAAAGGAGGGCATAGTATCGCATGA